A genomic segment from Fodinicola acaciae encodes:
- a CDS encoding class I SAM-dependent methyltransferase, with protein sequence MARRNIADIIGTVIGSGAPIEFVAYDGSRYGPKDAAVRVTIASEQAVSYLATSASLELGLARAYVSGELQVDGDIYTAFKTLGSVDFAPISTVEKLKVLRDVGLRVLKWNPPLPEEAGASRLAHGLRHAKNRDAAAIKHHYDVSNTFYEWVLGPSMAYTCAVFPKADATLEEAQYEKHDLVCRKLDLRPGQRLLDIGCGWGGMVRHAAKHYGVHVVGVTLSKQQAEWGAKAVAEQGLSDVAEIRHGDYRDVVDGPFDAISSIGLTEHIGLKNYPLYFQKLYGLLKPQGRLLNHSIMRPTNTERVRYGRGFINRFVFPDGEITALGRTVAALQDNGFEPRHAENLREHYALTLKYWCQNLDEHWDEAVEEVGIGTARVWALYMAASRLAFEKNKIQLHQVLGVKVGKDGDAGVPLRPWF encoded by the coding sequence ATGGCCCGTCGCAACATCGCAGACATCATCGGCACGGTCATCGGTTCCGGTGCGCCGATCGAGTTCGTCGCGTACGACGGCAGCCGCTACGGCCCGAAGGACGCGGCCGTACGCGTCACCATCGCCTCCGAGCAGGCGGTGTCCTATCTGGCCACCTCCGCGTCGCTGGAGCTGGGCCTGGCCCGTGCGTACGTGAGCGGCGAGCTGCAGGTCGACGGCGACATCTACACCGCGTTCAAGACGCTCGGCAGCGTGGACTTCGCGCCGATCTCCACGGTGGAGAAACTGAAAGTGCTGCGCGACGTCGGTCTGCGCGTGCTGAAGTGGAACCCGCCGCTGCCGGAGGAGGCCGGCGCCAGCCGGCTCGCGCATGGCTTGCGGCACGCCAAAAACCGCGACGCGGCGGCGATCAAGCACCACTACGACGTGTCCAACACGTTCTACGAGTGGGTCCTCGGGCCGTCGATGGCCTACACCTGCGCGGTTTTCCCGAAAGCCGACGCGACGCTGGAAGAGGCGCAGTACGAGAAGCACGATCTGGTCTGCCGCAAGCTCGACCTGCGGCCCGGCCAGCGGCTGCTGGACATCGGCTGCGGCTGGGGCGGCATGGTCCGGCACGCGGCCAAGCATTACGGCGTGCACGTCGTCGGCGTCACGCTTTCCAAGCAGCAGGCCGAATGGGGCGCCAAGGCGGTCGCCGAGCAGGGCCTGTCCGACGTGGCCGAGATCCGGCACGGCGACTATCGCGACGTGGTCGACGGACCGTTCGACGCGATCAGCTCGATCGGCCTCACCGAGCACATCGGCCTGAAGAACTATCCGCTGTACTTCCAGAAACTGTACGGTCTGCTCAAGCCGCAGGGCCGGCTGCTCAACCATTCGATCATGCGGCCGACCAACACCGAGCGGGTCCGCTATGGCCGCGGCTTCATCAACCGGTTCGTGTTCCCGGACGGCGAGATCACCGCGCTCGGCCGCACGGTCGCGGCCCTGCAGGACAACGGTTTCGAGCCGCGGCACGCGGAAAACCTGCGTGAGCACTATGCGCTGACGCTGAAGTACTGGTGCCAGAACCTGGACGAGCACTGGGACGAGGCGGTCGAGGAGGTCGGCATCGGCACGGCACGCGTGTGGGCGCTCTACATGGCCGCGTCCCGGCTTGCCTTCGAGAAGAACAAAATCCAGCTGCACCAGGTGCTCGGCGTGAAGGTCGGCAAGGACGGCGACGCCGGAGTGCCGCTGCGTCCCTGGTTCTAG
- a CDS encoding DeoR/GlpR family DNA-binding transcription regulator has translation MPRHERWNALLEALARDGQLGVEQAAAELGVSTATIRRDLDELAEQRMLTRTRGGAVLTSVSYDLPLRYKTARHAQEKLRIARAAAELIDIGSVVALNGGTTSTEVARSLAERDDLADSSASPAVTIVTNALNIANELAVRPHIKIVVTGGVARPQSYELVGPLTSGLLDLITLDAAVIGVDGIDVRYGATAHNESEAGVNTLMVGRARRVIVVADSSKLGVGTFARICSIDKVDVLITDQAADPEICAEFVSAGVQVHRV, from the coding sequence GTGCCACGACACGAGCGTTGGAACGCGCTGTTGGAGGCGCTGGCGCGCGACGGTCAGCTGGGCGTCGAGCAGGCGGCCGCCGAGCTGGGGGTGTCGACCGCGACGATCCGCCGCGACCTGGACGAGCTCGCCGAGCAGCGGATGCTCACGCGTACACGCGGCGGCGCGGTGCTCACCAGCGTCTCGTACGATCTCCCGCTGCGCTACAAGACCGCGCGGCACGCGCAGGAAAAGCTGCGGATCGCGCGCGCGGCGGCCGAGCTGATCGACATCGGCTCGGTGGTCGCGCTCAACGGCGGCACCACCTCCACCGAGGTCGCGCGGTCGCTGGCCGAGCGCGACGACCTGGCCGACTCCTCGGCCAGTCCGGCCGTCACGATCGTCACCAACGCGCTCAACATCGCCAACGAGCTGGCCGTACGCCCGCACATCAAGATCGTCGTGACCGGCGGCGTCGCTCGGCCGCAGTCGTACGAGCTGGTCGGACCGCTGACCTCCGGCCTGCTCGACCTGATCACCCTGGACGCGGCGGTGATCGGCGTCGACGGCATCGACGTCCGCTATGGCGCCACCGCGCACAACGAGAGCGAGGCCGGCGTCAACACGCTGATGGTCGGCCGCGCGCGGAGGGTCATCGTGGTCGCCGACAGCTCGAAGCTCGGGGTCGGCACGTTCGCGCGAATCTGCAGCATCGACAAGGTGGACGTACTGATCACCGATCAGGCAGCGGATCCGGAAATCTGTGCGGAGTTCGTCAGCGCGGGCGTACAGGTGCACCGCGTCTGA
- a CDS encoding alpha/beta fold hydrolase, translating to MAETFSVSSADGTSIGYERLGSGPALLAVHGGTANRTRWAPVAALLAEHYTLHLMDRRGRGLSGDGPDYSLRREAEDVAAVVEAIGGPVFVLGHSYGALCSLEAAQLTSAIAAMVLYEPPAATASTFAVDPSTLEELVSLVDAGEPERALERFYLRVIGVDEPALARMKQTPIWPVRIAATPALIRENREVNAYRIDKAPLAELRLPVRFLLGTETPAALRAPTFVAAAAIPGAEIVDLAGQGHVAIDTIPEEFTTLVRTFLT from the coding sequence ATGGCAGAGACTTTCTCCGTGTCGTCCGCGGACGGCACGAGCATCGGATACGAGCGGCTCGGCAGCGGTCCGGCGTTGTTGGCCGTGCACGGCGGCACCGCCAACCGTACGCGCTGGGCGCCGGTGGCCGCGCTGCTCGCCGAGCACTACACGCTGCACCTCATGGACCGCCGTGGCCGTGGCCTGAGCGGTGACGGCCCCGACTACTCATTGCGGCGTGAGGCCGAGGACGTGGCCGCCGTGGTGGAGGCGATCGGTGGACCGGTGTTCGTGCTGGGGCACTCGTACGGTGCGTTGTGCAGCCTCGAAGCCGCGCAGCTCACCTCCGCCATCGCCGCGATGGTGTTGTACGAGCCGCCGGCCGCGACCGCGTCGACCTTCGCCGTCGACCCCTCCACGCTTGAGGAGCTGGTCTCGCTGGTCGACGCCGGCGAGCCGGAGCGCGCGTTGGAGCGGTTCTATCTGCGGGTCATCGGCGTCGACGAGCCGGCGCTCGCGCGGATGAAGCAGACGCCGATCTGGCCGGTGCGGATCGCCGCGACGCCGGCGTTGATCCGAGAAAACCGCGAGGTGAACGCATACCGGATCGACAAGGCGCCGCTGGCCGAGCTCCGACTGCCGGTGCGCTTCCTCCTTGGCACCGAGACTCCGGCGGCGCTGCGGGCGCCGACTTTCGTTGCTGCCGCGGCGATTCCGGGCGCCGAGATCGTCGACCTGGCAGGTCAGGGGCACGTCGCCATCGACACCATCCCGGAGGAGTTCACCACCCTCGTCCGCACCTTCCTCACCTGA
- a CDS encoding DUF6042 family protein, with amino-acid sequence MSGELGGWDDPPTRSWAVRRQLADGGWGRWAPDAATMLVSVFAQTRRMPWRAYDEEVSVRAGWGSSPWALPELETDRSALQLLLAGRATPAPAAPVSRLASRIQRWSRLCREAGAGDQKVLSDLHRALVRFGVLTDTGRASINRQVGLGEPVNVLDVLPLSPAERLEEERAQRGEPPRIHRQRSVADRG; translated from the coding sequence GTGAGCGGGGAGCTCGGCGGCTGGGACGACCCGCCGACCAGGTCGTGGGCGGTACGGCGGCAGCTCGCCGACGGCGGTTGGGGCCGGTGGGCTCCGGACGCGGCCACCATGCTGGTGTCGGTGTTCGCCCAGACGCGGCGGATGCCGTGGCGCGCGTACGACGAGGAGGTGTCGGTCCGCGCCGGCTGGGGGTCCTCGCCATGGGCCCTGCCGGAGCTGGAGACCGACCGCAGCGCGCTGCAGCTGCTGCTCGCCGGCCGCGCGACGCCGGCGCCGGCAGCCCCGGTGAGCCGGCTGGCGTCCCGCATCCAGCGCTGGTCGCGGCTGTGCCGCGAGGCCGGCGCCGGTGACCAGAAGGTGCTCTCCGACCTGCACCGCGCGCTCGTACGCTTCGGCGTGCTGACCGACACCGGCCGCGCGTCGATAAACCGGCAGGTCGGCCTCGGTGAACCGGTCAACGTGCTGGACGTGCTGCCGCTGTCGCCGGCCGAGCGGCTGGAGGAGGAGCGCGCGCAGCGCGGCGAGCCGCCGCGGATCCACCGGCAGCGGTCGGTCGCCGACCGTGGATGA
- a CDS encoding glycoside hydrolase family 31 protein, translating to MRRTRIAVLVVITALVTGFSPGAAAASGLTVRDLGGQLALVTPAYQVLVDKTTLGLRTVRAGRTVLATDPTGGFAFAGQHATRVTSWSWSGGELRITADTTAGKPAVLTLKPAADRYDLEWSVTGAPAGARTVSYQLSSAGHWYGGGETSEGAAQPYPLDAGQVAEPEFSPASYLMMEPYWFTSSAVGYYVRTAVPMDVQINKGSSGVGAFTVKSTDSYAATVFVESTPAAVYADYLGVVGKPAKMDATADELDKPLWNSWAQFYTNIDQNKILDWAGKIHAAGLGGHTIQLDDKWESNYGNLTFDSRTFPDPKAMSDQIHAMGYHFGLWTTLWINLDSTNYAYARDHGYLLADGTDPAKPCSVTWWNGTAGIIDLGKPAARDWYVGNLRKLMSTYGVDGFKFDTRFFDDRCAPAAGVPAGSYQRLGAEMADQFDLQGAGVRVHWGSQKYGFVIRAVDAGTGFADLHTTLRRSMAISTNGYPFVETDMIGGSLSQPAPSKQVLVRWAQAASLMPLMYSSTSPLGVVDHTTGKPVTYDAETVALYRQAIARHGKLSAYLQAQARKAVADGTPIIRPVFFDFPSDPRFYSVDDEWMLGPAVLAAPVLSDAVNRDVFVPAGLWFDTANHRVIHGPRTLHAYAAPLSTTPTFVRLGAPGAATALSALAS from the coding sequence ATGCGCAGAACCCGGATCGCCGTCCTCGTCGTCATCACGGCTCTCGTCACTGGCTTCTCGCCAGGAGCGGCCGCCGCGTCCGGCCTCACCGTCCGCGACCTCGGCGGACAGCTGGCGCTGGTCACGCCGGCCTACCAGGTGCTGGTGGACAAGACCACGCTCGGCCTGCGGACCGTACGCGCCGGCCGGACCGTGCTGGCCACCGACCCGACCGGCGGTTTCGCGTTCGCCGGCCAACACGCCACGCGCGTGACGTCGTGGAGCTGGTCAGGCGGCGAGCTGCGGATCACCGCCGACACGACCGCCGGCAAGCCGGCCGTGCTGACACTGAAGCCGGCGGCCGACCGTTACGACCTGGAGTGGTCGGTGACCGGAGCGCCGGCCGGAGCGCGTACGGTCAGCTATCAGCTCTCGTCGGCCGGCCACTGGTATGGCGGCGGCGAGACCAGCGAAGGCGCGGCGCAGCCGTATCCGCTGGACGCCGGCCAGGTCGCCGAGCCGGAGTTCTCGCCGGCCAGCTATCTGATGATGGAGCCCTACTGGTTTACCTCCAGCGCGGTCGGCTATTACGTCCGCACCGCGGTGCCGATGGACGTACAGATCAACAAGGGCTCCTCCGGCGTTGGCGCTTTCACCGTGAAATCAACGGATTCCTACGCCGCCACCGTCTTCGTCGAGTCGACGCCGGCCGCGGTTTACGCGGATTACCTTGGTGTCGTTGGAAAACCGGCGAAGATGGACGCGACCGCCGACGAGCTGGACAAGCCGCTGTGGAACTCGTGGGCCCAGTTCTACACCAACATCGACCAGAACAAGATCCTGGACTGGGCTGGGAAAATCCACGCGGCCGGCCTTGGTGGACACACCATCCAACTCGACGACAAATGGGAATCCAACTACGGCAACCTGACCTTCGACTCGCGTACTTTCCCTGATCCGAAAGCGATGTCGGACCAGATCCACGCGATGGGTTACCACTTCGGACTCTGGACGACGCTGTGGATCAACCTCGACTCGACGAATTACGCGTACGCGCGTGACCACGGCTATCTGCTCGCCGACGGCACCGACCCGGCCAAGCCGTGCAGCGTCACGTGGTGGAACGGCACGGCCGGCATCATCGACCTCGGCAAGCCGGCGGCGCGCGACTGGTATGTCGGCAACCTGCGCAAGCTGATGTCGACCTACGGTGTCGACGGCTTCAAGTTCGACACGCGGTTCTTCGACGACCGCTGCGCGCCGGCCGCCGGTGTGCCGGCCGGGTCGTACCAGCGGCTCGGCGCCGAGATGGCCGACCAGTTCGACCTGCAGGGTGCCGGCGTACGCGTGCACTGGGGCAGCCAGAAATACGGCTTCGTGATCCGCGCGGTCGACGCCGGCACGGGTTTCGCCGACCTGCACACGACGTTGCGGCGGTCGATGGCGATCTCGACCAACGGCTATCCGTTCGTGGAGACCGACATGATCGGCGGCTCGCTCAGCCAGCCGGCGCCGTCGAAGCAGGTGCTCGTACGGTGGGCTCAGGCGGCCTCGCTGATGCCACTGATGTATTCGTCCACGTCACCGCTCGGCGTCGTCGACCACACGACCGGCAAGCCGGTGACCTACGACGCGGAGACCGTGGCACTGTATCGGCAGGCGATCGCCAGGCACGGGAAGCTTTCCGCGTATCTGCAGGCACAAGCGCGTAAGGCGGTGGCCGACGGCACGCCGATCATCCGGCCGGTGTTCTTCGACTTCCCGTCCGACCCGCGGTTTTATTCGGTGGACGACGAGTGGATGCTCGGCCCGGCCGTACTCGCCGCTCCGGTGCTGTCGGACGCCGTCAACCGGGACGTGTTCGTTCCTGCCGGGCTGTGGTTCGACACCGCGAACCACCGCGTCATCCACGGCCCCCGTACGTTGCACGCGTACGCGGCGCCACTGTCGACCACACCGACCTTCGTCCGCCTCGGCGCGCCGGGCGCCGCCACCGCCCTGTCCGCACTCGCGTCCTAG
- a CDS encoding ABC transporter substrate-binding protein codes for MVDRQRAARRVVQGVALAAAGALALSACGTPDSGNDGPGAAKRGGTINVLMQSDFEHIDPQRTYTAAGESFVRLLAPALTAYKNAKGKEGTEIVGDAATDTGTHNADNTEWSFTLRDGLKWQDGKDVTCQDFKYGVERSFSDVITDGADYPKQYLVGGDTYKGIYLQKEGLPSIVCAGNKITFKLRRSISDFNYTVTLPTFSAVRADKDTHEKYDSNVFSYGPYQIDSYVRGKSIQLSRNKYYDQSKDQVRKNLPDKWNITQGPDENVITDRLIQDKAADQNTISLGANISPAQSAQVQNDPKLRKRLLSGPDGFTYYLSINTTKIKDLKCRQAYTYAINKASYLTALGGPAVGDLATSIIAPNNAAHRDDIDVYGLKDKPEGDVAKAKQLLAQSPTCPHNITFDYRTGNKADDNAAAAIVAGMARAGITVKLNPIPRSTYIATVGKPAAQHDMAINSWIADWASGSSVIPQLFDGRIISPSGNSNRSQINDPAINAGIDAAYKETDNAKAQKLWGDLDEKVQQTAAVIPLRYTKAYVLYGSKITGAFLDPVYSDVDLNNVGVS; via the coding sequence ATGGTTGATCGACAGCGAGCGGCGCGGCGGGTCGTCCAGGGTGTGGCCCTGGCCGCCGCCGGTGCGCTCGCGCTGAGCGCGTGCGGCACGCCGGACTCCGGCAACGACGGCCCCGGTGCGGCCAAGCGCGGCGGCACCATCAACGTCCTGATGCAGTCCGACTTCGAGCACATCGACCCGCAGCGCACCTACACCGCGGCCGGCGAGAGCTTCGTCCGGCTGCTTGCGCCGGCGCTCACCGCGTACAAGAACGCCAAGGGCAAGGAAGGCACCGAGATCGTCGGTGACGCCGCCACCGACACCGGCACGCACAACGCGGACAACACCGAGTGGTCCTTCACCCTGCGCGACGGCCTGAAGTGGCAGGACGGCAAGGACGTGACCTGCCAGGACTTCAAGTACGGCGTGGAGCGCTCGTTCTCCGACGTGATCACCGACGGCGCCGACTACCCGAAGCAGTACTTGGTCGGCGGTGACACCTACAAGGGCATCTACCTGCAGAAGGAGGGCCTGCCGTCGATCGTCTGCGCCGGCAACAAGATCACCTTCAAGCTGCGCCGGTCGATCAGCGACTTCAACTACACGGTCACCCTGCCGACCTTCTCGGCCGTACGCGCCGACAAGGACACGCACGAGAAGTACGACAGCAACGTCTTCTCCTACGGGCCGTACCAGATCGACAGTTACGTCCGCGGCAAGAGCATCCAGCTGAGCCGCAACAAGTACTACGACCAGTCCAAGGACCAGGTCCGCAAGAACCTGCCGGACAAGTGGAACATCACCCAGGGCCCGGACGAGAACGTGATCACCGACCGGCTGATCCAGGACAAGGCGGCCGATCAGAACACCATCTCGCTGGGCGCCAACATCTCGCCGGCGCAGTCGGCGCAGGTGCAGAACGACCCCAAGCTCAGGAAACGGCTGCTGAGCGGGCCGGACGGGTTCACCTACTACCTGTCCATCAACACCACCAAGATCAAGGACCTGAAGTGCCGGCAGGCCTACACGTACGCGATCAACAAGGCCAGCTACCTGACCGCGCTCGGCGGCCCGGCGGTCGGTGACCTGGCGACCTCGATCATCGCGCCGAACAACGCCGCGCACCGCGACGACATCGACGTGTACGGCCTCAAGGACAAGCCGGAAGGCGACGTCGCCAAGGCCAAGCAGCTGCTCGCGCAGTCGCCGACCTGCCCGCACAACATCACCTTCGACTACCGCACCGGCAACAAGGCCGACGACAACGCCGCCGCCGCGATCGTCGCCGGCATGGCGCGCGCCGGCATCACCGTGAAGCTCAACCCGATCCCGCGCAGCACCTACATCGCGACCGTCGGCAAGCCGGCCGCGCAGCACGACATGGCGATCAACAGCTGGATCGCCGACTGGGCTTCGGGTTCCTCGGTCATTCCGCAGCTGTTCGACGGCCGGATCATCTCGCCCAGCGGCAACTCCAACCGCTCGCAGATCAACGACCCGGCCATCAACGCCGGCATCGACGCGGCGTACAAGGAGACCGACAACGCCAAGGCGCAGAAGCTGTGGGGTGACCTCGACGAGAAGGTGCAGCAGACCGCCGCGGTGATCCCGCTGCGCTACACCAAGGCGTACGTCCTCTACGGCTCGAAGATCACCGGCGCCTTCCTCGACCCGGTCTACAGCGACGTCGACCTCAACAATGTCGGCGTGAGCTGA
- a CDS encoding ABC transporter substrate-binding protein, translating into MSPKDIRGSRLAVAGVTLSLVTLVASACGTPDSAGSNGGNGQIKRGGTITILMQQDFEHLDPARSYVGQQISTGRLYAPTLTTFKTAPGVAGNDVVSDSATDTGTHNADFTQWSFTVRDGLKWQDGKDVTCEDFKYGVERSFSDLLTDGTQYNRQYLAGGDKYKGIYEQPQGLPSVTCNGKTITYKLSKPVTDFNYTVTMPTFAAVRKDKDTKTKYDTSFFSYGPYQIQNYTRDQQLVLVRNKYWDQSKDTVRKNYPDTFKFVFGVDENVITDRLIQDRGADQGAVSSGVFVSAQQAPQVLQDPKLKARTVSGLTQYVYYVWINTTKIKDLKCRQAYEYSIDKTTYLTAFGGPTFGQPATGIISPTLKAHKDFDLYGTKTQPQGDPAKAKQLLAQSPSCPRNITYDYRTNNAQDDKAAAAIKAAFARSGITVTANPIKRSEYYATIGKPALQHEIGFGSWGADWPSGSTVIPPLFDPRQIVPAGNQVFSQLNDPAITAGMDAAAKMSDQNQAQKAWGDLDESIQKQAATIPLRYLKTLLLHGSKVSGAFLDTNYAEINICSIGLTDTSVS; encoded by the coding sequence ATGTCTCCAAAGGACATCCGCGGCTCACGACTAGCCGTGGCCGGTGTGACTCTGTCACTGGTGACCCTGGTGGCGAGCGCATGCGGGACGCCTGACTCAGCCGGAAGCAACGGTGGTAACGGCCAGATCAAGCGGGGCGGCACCATCACCATCCTCATGCAGCAGGACTTCGAGCACCTGGACCCGGCGCGCAGCTATGTCGGCCAGCAGATCTCGACCGGCCGGCTGTACGCGCCCACCCTGACCACCTTCAAGACCGCACCCGGAGTGGCCGGCAACGACGTCGTGTCCGACTCGGCGACCGACACCGGCACGCACAACGCGGACTTCACGCAGTGGAGCTTCACCGTCCGGGACGGCCTGAAGTGGCAGGACGGCAAGGACGTGACCTGCGAGGACTTCAAGTACGGCGTGGAGCGCTCGTTCTCCGACCTGCTGACCGACGGCACCCAGTACAACCGGCAGTACCTGGCCGGCGGAGACAAGTACAAGGGCATCTACGAGCAGCCCCAGGGCCTGCCGTCGGTGACCTGCAACGGCAAGACGATCACGTACAAGCTGAGCAAGCCGGTGACCGACTTCAACTACACGGTCACCATGCCGACCTTCGCCGCGGTGCGCAAGGACAAGGACACCAAGACCAAGTACGACACCTCGTTCTTCTCCTACGGCCCGTACCAGATCCAGAACTACACCCGTGACCAGCAGCTGGTGCTGGTGCGCAACAAGTACTGGGACCAGAGCAAGGACACCGTACGGAAGAACTACCCCGACACGTTCAAGTTCGTCTTCGGCGTGGACGAGAACGTCATCACCGACCGGCTGATCCAGGACCGCGGCGCCGACCAGGGCGCGGTCTCCTCCGGCGTGTTCGTGTCGGCCCAGCAGGCCCCGCAGGTGCTGCAGGACCCGAAGCTGAAGGCCCGCACGGTCTCCGGGCTCACCCAGTACGTGTACTACGTCTGGATCAACACCACCAAGATCAAGGACCTCAAGTGCCGGCAGGCATACGAGTACTCGATCGACAAGACGACGTACCTGACGGCGTTCGGTGGTCCGACCTTCGGACAGCCCGCGACCGGGATCATCAGCCCGACGCTGAAGGCGCACAAGGACTTCGACCTGTACGGCACCAAGACCCAGCCGCAGGGTGACCCGGCCAAGGCGAAGCAGCTGCTGGCACAGTCGCCGAGCTGCCCGCGCAACATCACCTACGACTACCGGACCAACAACGCCCAGGACGACAAGGCGGCGGCCGCGATCAAGGCGGCGTTCGCGCGCTCCGGCATCACGGTCACCGCGAACCCGATCAAGCGCAGCGAGTACTACGCGACGATCGGCAAGCCGGCTCTCCAGCACGAGATCGGTTTCGGCTCGTGGGGCGCCGACTGGCCGTCCGGGTCGACGGTGATCCCGCCGCTGTTCGACCCCCGGCAGATCGTGCCGGCCGGTAACCAGGTCTTCTCCCAGCTCAACGACCCGGCGATCACGGCGGGGATGGACGCGGCGGCGAAGATGTCCGACCAGAACCAGGCCCAGAAGGCGTGGGGTGACCTCGACGAGTCGATCCAGAAGCAGGCCGCGACGATCCCGCTGCGGTATCTGAAGACGCTGCTGCTGCACGGCTCGAAGGTCAGTGGCGCGTTCCTGGACACCAACTACGCGGAGATCAACATCTGCTCCATCGGGTTGACCGACACCAGCGTCTCCTGA
- a CDS encoding class II aldolase/adducin family protein has product MDELVTQLVAAGRDLVATGLTRASSGNLSALLPGGESFVVTGRGTWLDRLTPADFAVVGLDDTVRSGPAVPSTEYRLHLRTYQARPDVRSVVHAHPRMSVLVDALGHRIQPLTLDQIYYLPRIARIDFFPNGSWSLADNAAAACADADAVVLAYHGSSSVGDTVEMALRRAMVMEDAASMTYHAILAGRPELRFPPGVPLSE; this is encoded by the coding sequence GTGGATGAGCTGGTCACACAGCTGGTCGCGGCCGGTCGCGACCTGGTCGCCACCGGCCTGACCAGGGCTTCCTCCGGCAACCTGTCGGCGCTGCTGCCCGGCGGCGAGTCGTTTGTGGTGACCGGCCGCGGCACCTGGCTCGACCGGCTGACACCGGCCGACTTCGCCGTCGTCGGGCTCGACGACACCGTACGGTCAGGTCCGGCGGTGCCGTCCACCGAATACCGGCTGCACCTGCGGACCTACCAGGCACGTCCGGACGTGCGCAGCGTCGTCCACGCGCATCCGCGGATGTCGGTGCTGGTCGACGCGCTCGGTCACCGGATCCAGCCGCTGACGCTGGACCAGATCTACTATCTGCCGCGGATCGCCCGGATCGACTTCTTTCCGAACGGATCGTGGAGCCTGGCCGACAACGCGGCCGCCGCGTGTGCTGACGCCGACGCGGTTGTCCTTGCTTACCACGGAAGTTCGTCTGTCGGTGACACGGTGGAAATGGCGCTGCGGCGAGCTATGGTCATGGAGGACGCGGCGTCGATGACATATCACGCCATTCTGGCTGGCCGGCCGGAGCTGCGTTTCCCGCCGGGAGTTCCGCTGTCCGAGTGA